From Geotalea uraniireducens Rf4:
TAGACATATTTGGACTTATTCTCGGATTATCCGTTTTAGTTATTAATATAATTGTACTGTCTATCTACATGTACACCCTCAAAGGAGGCTAGTTTCAATGGTTCATCCCTATCTTTTCCTGCAGTTTTTTCGTAAGCTTCTGGAGCCACTGCACATTTCTGAGGCCGGTGCAGACGCAATCGCCTACACATGGCTGATAATCGCCCTTCTGCTCATTCTTTCCATGCTTGCCACCAAGGGGTTGAAAACCGTTCCTGGCGGTCTGCAGAATTTCATGGAAGTTATCATCGGCGGCGTTGAAAACATGGTCGTAGAAACGATGGGGCATCACGGCAAGCCCTTTTTCCCGCTGATCGCGACCCTGGCAATTTTTATTCTCGTCTCCAACCTTATCGGCCTGGTACCCGGCTTTTTCCCACCGACAGCCAACATCAACACCACCGCAGCCTGTGCTGTAATCGTCTTTGTCACCACCCACGTCGTCGGCATCAAGGAACACGGCTTCAAGTACATCAAACACTTTCTCGGCCCCATTCTCTGGCTGGCGCCGATGATGTTTTTTATTGAAGTGATCGGCCATTTCAGCAGGGTGATTTCACTTACCCTCCGTCTTTTCGGCAATATGAACGGTCATGAACTCGTGCTGATGATTTTCTTCGGCCTGGCACCATTTCTGGTACCGCTGCCGATGATGCTCATGGGTGTGCTGGTTTCCTTCATCCAGGCTTTCGTCTTCATGCTCCTGGCCATGATCTACATTCAGGGATCCCTTGAAGAAGGGCACTAAAAGCATTTAGTAAATGATGGATAATCTATAACTATTTACCATCAACCATAACCGATTTTCCTATACTATTTAGGAGATATTTCAAAACAAAGGAGAAAGAAAATGAGTTTTTTTACAATGTGTGTTCTCGCAGCTGGCATCGGTATGGCACTCGGCACCCTCGGAACCGGCATCGGTCAGGGTCTCGCCGTTAAGAGTGCAGTTGAGGGCGTATCAAGGAATCCGGGCGCTTCCGGCAAAATCCTCACAACCATGATGATCGGTCTGGCCATGATCGAGTCTCTGGCAATCTATGCCCTGGTTGTGTGTCTGATCATCCTCTTCGCCAACCCTTACAAAGAAATCGCCCTTGAACTGGCAAAAACCGTTGCAAAGTAATTGACTTTTTAAAGTCGTAAAAAAGGGTGTGCCGTTTCGGCGCACCCTTTTTTTTTGACTTGCAGAAATGCATTCTGACGAGGATCGGTAATATCCCGGCAAAAAAACGCAGCACTTAAAAGGGCAGACCGGCAACGGCCGCCCTTTTAAGTTGACGCTAAAAAACACATCGCTACTTTTAGTTATGGTAAATCAATTTAAATAATGATAAAAATAGCAAAAGAGTCAACATCCTTTGCAGATCTCGCCCAACCTGCCGATATGGAACAATATTTTAGAACAAGGGGATTAGAACATGAACAACCAGAAACAGGAAGTCTATTTGAAAGATTGGCAAAGTCACGAGGAGCATGCGGAATTGATGCTTCCAATGATCGGCCGCCTCTATCGTGACCACAACGTCGTCACCACCGTCTATGGGCGCTCGCTGGTACACAGCGCGACAATCGACATCCTGAAGGCGCACCGCTTCGCCCGGCTCATTCTGGACAACGAACTCACGGTGCGGGAAACCTTCCCCGTCCTCGAGGCAATGTCCAAACTCGACCTTGCTCCGGCGCGGATCGACTTGGGGAAGCTGACCGTCCGCTACCAGGCACAGGGCAACTGCGAGAGTGTAGACGATTTTGTCCGCCGGGAACTGGCGGACGTCAACACGGGACGCAGCCCAATTCTGGATGAGCCGCGGGACATAGTACTCTACGGTTTTGGCCGGATCGGCCGTCTGCTCGCCCGCGTCCTGATCGAAAAGTCCGGCAGCGGTGAAAAACTTCGGCTACGGGCCGCCGTGGTGCGAAAGGGAAGCACCGACGACCTGGTCAAACGCGCGAGCCTTTTGCGGCGCGACTCGGTACACGGCCACTTCCAAGGCATCATCACCATCGACGAGGAGGAAAACGCCATAATCGCCAATGGCAACATGATCCGCATCATTTATGCCGACGCCCCCGAAAGCGTCGATTACACCCGCTTCGGCATTCACAATGCGATTTTGATCGACAACACCGGCAAATGGCGCGACCGCGACGGCCTCGGCCGGCACCTGAAGGCAGAAGGAATCTCTAAAGTGATCCTCACAGCCCCCGGCAAAGGGGATATCCCAAATATCGTTGCCGGGGTGAACAACGAGCTGATCACGCAGGAAGAGCAGCTTTTCTCCGCCGCCAGCTGCACCACGAATGCAATAGTGCCTGTGCTCAAGACTGTCAACGACCGCTTCGGCATTGTCAACGGCCATGTAGAAACCTGCCATTCCTACACCAACGATCAAAACCTTATCGACAACTACCACAAAAATTCACGCCGCGGCCGCAGCGCTCCCCTCAACATGGTCATCACCGAAACTGGCGCCGCCAAGGCTGTTGCGAAGGTCATTCCTGAACTGACCGGCAAACTGACCGGAAACGCCATCCGCGTACCAACCCCTAACGTCTCGCTGGCGATCCTCAACTTGGAGCTGACCCGGGCTACCGATGTCAAGGAGCTGAACGGCTACCTGCGCAACATTTCACTGGACTCGCCGCTGCAAAACCAGATCGACTTCACCAATTCCCCAGAGGTCGTTTCCAGCGATTTTGTCGGCTCCCGCCATGCCGGGGTGATCGACTCGCTGGCGACCATCGTGCAGGGAAATCGCTGCGTCCTCTACGTCTGGTACGACAACGAATTCGGCTACAGCTGTCAGGTCGTGCGCATGGTCCAGCAGATGGCCGGACTGGATTTCCCGACCATACCCAATTAATTCCGAGACCATTCGCAATCCCGCCCCGATCGGGTAGGAGGCGGGATTGCTCCCGCCGTCCTCCCACACCACCGTGCGTACGGTTCCGTACACGGCGGTTCATGAAGTACGTTGAAGTCGGTGAAGCTGGTCTATGAGTGATACCAGCCCCAGTTTGTCGAAGTAGAATTTCGGAACAGCTTTGTTCATATGCGCGGCCCCTGCATTCCACCAGGGGCCGCGGCCGTTTGTGGCCGACCGCCATGCAGTTGCCTCCGATAATCCCCGCCGCATCAGTTTCTTTGCTCGCGTCTTGGGGCGCTTCCACTGCTTCCAGAGAATGCGACGCAGTTTACGTCTCAGCCATCCGTCCAGTTCCTCGAAGATGCCTTTTACTTCCGCGTACCGAAAGTAGTTTAACCAACCCCTAAGTTTCGGGGTTGTCTCTTCAACGGTGGTTTGGATGTTCTGACCCCTTCCCCGCCTAAAGATCGTCTTGAGGTTGGCCTTGAGCCTGGCAGCCGCTTTCTTGGCCACGGTAAGCCGCGGTTTGCGGTGCCGGGTCATGCTGTAACTCAGAAACGACCTTTTCCACGGACGGTCAACCGCGCTTTTGCCCTGGTTGACCGTGAGCTTGAGCCGCTCGGACAGGTAGCCGGTAATTGAGGCCATGACACGCTCGCCGCTTCTCCTCGTTGCAACATAGATATTTGCGTCGTCGGCATAGCGGCAGAACTTATGGCCCCTTCTTTCCAGTTTCTTGTCCAGTTCGTCGAGGAGGATGTTGGACAGCAGCGGCGAGAGAGGCCCGCCTTGCGGCGTGCCTTCCAACCGGGGTGACGTCACTCCTCCTTCAAGTATCCCTGCCTTAAGGTAGCTGTCGATAAGGGACAGCACCAGACGGTCTCCAACCTTGCGTTTCACCAGCGACATAAGGGTGTCGTGGTGGACTCGGTCGAAAAATTTCTCAAGGTCAATGTCAACCACCCACCTAAGGCCGCTCTCTACATACTTCCGAGCTGCCTTGATCGCTTGATGGGCGCTCCGTCCAGGGCGAAACCCGTGGGAACTTATGGAGAAACCAGGGTCGAACAGCGGGCTCAAAACTTGATGCACCGCCTGCTGAATGAGTCGGTCAAGGACGGTGGGAATTCCCAGCATCCGTGTGCCGCCTCCCGGTTTGGGAATTTCTACTTTCCGCACCGGTTGCGGGTGATACGTTCCCGTCAGCAGTTCTTCTCTGATGCGCGGCCATTCCTCCTGTAGGTAGCCCTTCAGGGCCGTTACCGGCATGTTATCGACGCCGGGCGCTCCCTTGTTGCGCATTACCCGTGAGTATGCCGCCATCATGTTGCCGCGACTGACGATCTTCTCCATCAGTCCCGTTGCCGCTTCCGGCCAGTGAGCTGCTTTCCTTCCCGTGACGTTTGCCGCACCTCTCCCTTTCTCTCGCGGTTTCCAACCGCTACCCTCCGGGCTGGCGCCGGGTATCCCAACCCGGCCTTCTGCTGCTCCTGTCGTCATCGAAACTCAAGGCTCCTGTCCGCTTACTTCAAGTTCGGCCCTTTGTCGGTCGGTTATTCCGACTCGTATGGCCTCTGCTGACTTCTGCCAACCCATCCCGGCACCTCTCGATGCCGGTAGCACAAGGCAGGTTGACAGACCTCCCAGGGTAATGCGCGTGACCTTCATCCCATATACCCGCCGCATCTACTTCCACATCTTTCTGGATGGTTATCGGGCTTTGAATCTGTTTGCCTTCTCGCCCAGATGTGGCTGCCTCATATGCGATTCCTGTTCGTCGGGCCAGGACTTTGCCTACAGCTTCCTTCAGATTCCGGGTCGCCCCGGACACCCTTGCTGTTCAGCTATCGGTTCCCACCATCAGGGTCCGAAGAGGACTTTCACCTCCAAGTCACCAATCAGGCACCATACCCAATTGGATGGCGCTTACGCGCCACGCGCCATGCCTGGCGCACAAACGAGAAAGGCCCGCTCCACGCGGGCCTTTCTGTTTTTTGACACCGCAGACACCAATGATCACTACGTTTTAAGTGATCGCAGGCGCAGTGAGGCGTCATTTCAATCCCCGCAGGTACTCCACCAGCAGCCTCACCCCGACCCCAGTCGCACCCTTCGGCCGATAGGGACGCCCCTTCTCTTCCCAGGATGTTCCGGCTATGTCCAGGTGCGCCCACGCAGTCTTACCGACAAATTTATGTAAAAACCACCCCGCAGAGATGGAAGCCCCGCTTGGCCCGCCGGCGTTTTTCATGTCGGCAATATCACTTTCCATCAGTTCACCGTATTCATCCCATAGAGGTAGTTCCCAGACCCGCTCACCACTTACCTCACCCGCCCGTTTCAGTGAGCGCGTCAACCCTTCGTCATTTCCCATTAACCCCGTGGCAAAATTTCCCAAGGCAATGACACAGGCGCCGGTCAAGGTAGCAATATCTATGAGCGCTGCTGGTTTGTACCTTTGGGCAAAATAAAGCGCATCGCACAAAAGGAGGCGACCCTCGGCATCGGTATTGACGATCTCTATGGTCTGACCGGACATGGACCTGACGATATCACCCGGCTTGTAGGCTCCGCCACCCGGCAGGTTCTCCGCCGCCGGAATCAGTCCGACGACGTTCTGGCTAAGCTTCAGCGCAGCAACAGCCATCATGGTCCCCATGACCGCCGCTGCCCCGGCCATGTCGTCTTTCATCTTCTCCATGCCTTCCCGCGGTTTGAGCGAAATGCCGCCGGAATCAAACGTGACCCCCTTCCCTACCAGAACCGTCACAGCATCATCTTCACCCCCGCCCCGGTATTCGAGAATTATAAACTTGGGCGGCTCATGAGATCCCTTTGCCACGGCAAGGAGGGCGTTCATGGAGTTTTGCGCCATCTCCTCCCGCTCCAAAACCGTGCAGCTGAGTCCATATCTTGCGGCAATTTCGCGCCCCTTTTCAGCCAGATAAGAGGGGACAAGAACATTCCCCGGCTGAGACACGAGATCGCGGGCGAAACGGACAGCGTCGCATATCGTTGCGGTTTCAGCCAGGACCTTGTTTACATTGTAATCAAGGTCTCCCGCCTCGGCAAAAAGCAATGTGGCCTCTTCCAGATCGGTTTTAGGTTCTTTTCCCGTTTTGTACTCGTCAAAGGAATAAGAACCCAGGGCGAACCCCTCCACTGTTGCCGTCAATGTCTCGGCGCCTCTGTCCCGAGCCAGATGAAGAATAGAAGAGAGCTTACGGACACCAACCGGACGGAGGGCTGTTGCCGCAGCACCGGCTGCTTGCCTTAGCCTGTCGCTGTTCAATTCTTCATTATTGCCGAGTCCGACCAATAAAAGTCGCTCAGCCGGGAGCTTGCCGAAGGTATTAAGCAGCTTTACTTTGTTGAGCTCTCCGGTAAATTCCCGCTGCTCATAGATAGAGCTGAGGCCTCCTCCCAGAGCCTCATCAAGATCGTCAAAAAACCGGCCCCTGAAACCATCCACATAACAGCCCACCACAAGAACCCGACATACATGTTTCAACGGGTCGTCAACCAACTGTGCAAATTCCATCCGGTAACCTCCTGAAATATATACTACATCACTGCAATGAATTATGGCGATTGAATCGGCAAAGCCCCACCAAGGCCTTCCTTGACATTTATTGGGCGCTGTGAAATAGTCTGCACATGGAACTAATCGCCGACATGCATACCCACACAATCGCTTCTGGACATGCCTACTCTACTGTCAACGAGCTGGCTGATGCCGCCGCCAGTATTGGACTTAAAGCCATAGCCTTGACCGATCACGGTCCCGCCCTTCCCGGCGGTCCCCACCTATATCATTTCGGAGCAATGCGTTTCATCCCCAGAGAACTTTTTGGAGTACGCATTTTCCTCGGCGTCGAGGCAAACATCCTCGATATAGATGGCAGTATCGATCTAACGGATCGCTATCAGGAACGTCTCGATTTTGTCATGGCCGGACTGCACGAAGGTTGCGGTTTTGATAATCAGGGAATTGAAAGAAACAGCGAAGCCGTTATCAACGCCATGGCAAATCCGCGGATCAAGGCGATATCACACCCGGGTAATCCGGTTTTCCCGCTCGATTATGAAACGGTTGTAAAAGCCTCGCTGGAAACCGGGACCGCATTGGAGATAAACAATTCCTCCCTCGGCATCAGTCGCGAAGGAAGCAGGCCAAACTGTGAAAAACTTGCGGCACTCATTGCCCGTTACGGCTCGCCCCTGGTTATCGGCAGCGACGCCCATATTGCCCAGGGAGTTGGCGTCTTCGACGATGCACTCGCCCTTCTTGCAAAGACCGGTATTAACGAGAGCCAGGTAGTAAATTCGTCCATGGCTCGACTTCTGGCATTTCTGGAACTGGATGCATGAACCGGTAGCGATGCTTCACAAGCAAACATATCTGCCTGGTTCTGAATCAAAGATCATTTATTGCTGGTGAGTTCCCTCAAGATCGCCGTTATCATCGGCCTATGCTCCGTCTGGGTCGCTGAAAGGGCCACTTCTACCTCCCTTGAAACGCCTTTGACATCACGCACCTTTTGCATGGTTGTCCGAGCAGCGCCTTTCCTCTCCTCGCCGGTTCGCAGATAATCGGAAACTTCTTCCCTCAGCATTTCGCTGTTCTCGAAGAAATTATAGACGATTTCCCCCAACAGTTCCTGGCGGGGAAGACCGAATAGTTCCTCGGCCTTCTGATTCGCAATGACAATTTTCCCGTCATGCATGAAGGTGACAACCGCAGACTTGGCAATCTCAATGAATTTACGGTAACGTTCTTCGGATTCCCTGCTTTGCTCTATTTTGCGCTCCAGCTCCGCCATCATTTCGTTAAATGAATTAATGAGCTGGCCGATTTCGTCATCCGACTTCTTCGGCAGTCGATCGGCAAAGCTGCCGGTTCTCGTTACCTGGGTGATGCTCTCCGACAGCATCTTGATCGGATTGATGATGTTCCGCCTAATCAAGGCCCCCATTATCACAATAATGACAAAAAATATACCTCCGCGGTATATCAGGTCAACCTTCAGGTTTGTACCTATTTCACGATACAGCTCGGCCATTGGAATGGTCACCGAAACGGCCCCGATGACCTCACCTAGTTTATAGTTGTAAGAATAATGGCCGCGCGGGAAACGGTTGCGTATGAACAAGGGGGCCTGATCGTAGGTTCCGTGGCACTCAAGGCATGATTTTTCCGCCACCATTGACTGCATATAACGAAAAGACTGCTCGCCCTTAACCTCGACTACCGAATACGACTCTCTGATGGCTTTACCGGCAAATTTCTTTAACTGTTCCGTTTCGTAATCATCGGGGCGGTTTTCAGGATTGCGATAGCGCAATGAAACCTGGCGCACGTAATATTTACTGCCGGTGGTCATTCTTTTTGCTACCTGTGTAGCCACCACCTGCGGGACAAGGGCATAATTCCCTTCCGGCTCGCCCCGCACCACGCTGGAGATGTAGTCCCGGGTTTCAATTATCTGCTTGGCAATGTGACGCGCGTTATCGACCGCCACCTTCATAATTAGCAACTGCTCGCGCTTATAGGTAAAGAACGCGGCGGCAAGAAACAAGACGATTAACAGGCTGGACATGATCAGGTTGAACTTGGCGCTCAATTTCATGGTGGCAAACCAGGACATACGGGCCTCCGCGAGGGTGGTTTCTCAAGAAAGTATACCCGGCGCCTTATCAGAAGCAAGCAGACGGAAGTTTTTGCGTTTGTCGCAGGTTACCTTGTCGGCGCTGATGAGGTATTGCTTGTGTGGCATCCTGCACATAGGGGATCTGCGACCCGCCGTTTCAAGAGCGAATCACGGTCCTTCGGTTGGCTTTTCCCCATCAGTTTTTCTCCGATTTTATGACAATCAAAGCAGCCTCGTCCCTGTAATGCCTTGTGCATGCGAACCATCGCCGGGTTTTTGCTGTGGCATTCGTTACATTGAAATGCTGCAGCATTGTTAATAATACCGAACCAGCCAAATACAACCACTGCAAACATAACCTTTTTCCCCATCAGATACTCCTTTCTAAAGTTGACTTTAGCGGAGTTTAACAACCGGAGCTCGTTGTACCTTGACTAAAGTCAAATATCGCCATAAAGAGCACCAGCTTCCTCCTTGTCGACCCGCGTAAGCACCCCCGCTTCCGAAAAAAAACTTTCAATAAGGATTGTAATGTGTTAGTTTTCCTTGACTTTGAAATCCTTGTATATCCCTGATTACCGAACGATCACTTCACAATCACCAAAATCGGAAATAACAGCATATGGCAAAAATCATCTGCATAGCCAATCAGAAGGGCGGTGTGGGTAAAACTACCACATCGGTCAATCTTGCAGCATCTCTGGCAGTGGCTGAGAGACGGACCCTCCTTGTAGATATGGACCCGCAGGGCAATGCCGGAAGCGGCGTAGGAATCGATAAACGCAACCTTGCGGAAACGGTTTATGATGCCTTGATCGATGATGCCGACGCCGCCGGAATCGTCTTAAAGACATCATTCCCCTACCTGGATATTCTCCCGGCAAATTCAGATCTTGCAGGCGCAGAGCTGGAATTGGTCTCCATCATCGGCCGGGAACTCAAACTCAAACATGCACTGGCAGCGCTGGTCGATTCCTACGACTACATTCTCATCGACTGTCCCCCCTCGTTAGGGCTCCTGACCGTCAACGCCATGACTGCCGCCGAATCGGTACTGATCCCCCTGCAATGCGAGTTCTACGCAATGGAAGGGCTGTCCCAGATACTCAAAACCATTGGCCTGGTTCAGAAAGGGCTGAACCCTTCCCTCAAGATTGAAGGTATTCTTCTCACCATGTTCGATGCCAGGAACAACCTCTCCCATCAAGTGAGCGAGGAGATACGGTCTCACTTTAAAAAGGAAACCTTCACCACCGTAGTTCCCAGGAATGTCCGGCTCTCCGAGGCACCAAGCCACGGCAAACCCATAATCCTCTACGATATAACGTCTCGCGGTGCCACAAGTTACATGGATCTTGCCAAAGAAATAATCGGCCGGGAGGTGCATCATGGTTAAGAAAACCGGCCTCGGCAAGGGGATGGCAGCACTCCTCCCTGTTGTCGAGGAAGAAGGCAGAAAATTTTTTTCCTGCCCCATTGAAGAGATACGTCCCAACAAAAACCAGCCACGCAAAACCTTTACCCATGACAAGTTGGAGGAGCTGGCAGCCTCTATCCGCGAAAAGGGCATCATCCAGCCGCTCGTCGTGCTGCGCAAAAGCGACCATTACGAGCTGATTGCCGGCGAAAGACGCTGGCGGGCAGCACAGAAAGCAGGGCTCCGCGAAGTGCCGGTGGTCATCCAGGACGTATCTGAAGATACTGCACTGGAAATGGCGCTGATCGAAAATATCCAGAGGGAAGATCTAAATGCGGTGGAAGAAGCCGAAGCCTACCACGCCCTTCTCGAAAGGTTCGATCTTTCCCAGGAAGAGTTGGCCAAGAGAGTCGGGAAAGACCGCTCCACCGTCGCCAATTCACTGCGCCTCCTCAAGTTGCCGTCAGAGATAAAACTGGACGTAATCGAAGATCGGCTCAGCATGGGTCACGCACGGGCACTGTTAACCCTTGATACTCTTGAGCAGATGAAAGATGCACGGGAAACGATCATCAAGCGCAAACTAACAGTCAGGGCGACCGAATCTCTTGTAAAAGATATGAAGGCAAACAAGGTCGCTAAACCGAAAAAACAGCCCGACCTGCAAATGGTTGACCTTATCGAGCAGATGCAGCGTCATTTCAAAACCAAGATTAAAGTTCGCCAGATAGGCAAGGGTGGAAAAATTGAAATCAGTTATAGCGACCAGAAGGAGCTGACACGCCTCATTGATCTGATAAATTTGTGAGCTGCCATCCGCACCCGTTTTTTAAATTATTTGACCCTGCTTTCAATACAAATCACTTGACATATATATTAGCGTATGGTAGCTATCACGTGTTTTACCTCCTGAACAAATCGTATCTTCCAAATAATTAGCAATTGCACAAAAACTATTAAACGGCAAGAGGTGGTTGGGTGATTAATTTAGACATGTCCTTTCTTTTCCAGTTAGTTAATTTTCTGCTGCTGATGCTGGTCCTCAATCTCTTTTTGTTCAAACCGATCAGAAAAGTTCTCGCCGACAGAAAAGCGGAAGTCAGTGGCGCCAAAGAGAAGTCAGCAACCGTTGACAAAGAAGTGCAGGAGAAACTTGCTCTCTACGAGGCACGGATGCGTGAAATCAAAGCCCGCGCCACTGACGAGCGTTCTGTTCTGAAAAAAGAGGCTCAGACGGAAGAAGCCGCGATCCTGGATAAAGCGAGAAAAGAGGCCGCCGACACCCTGTCCGCCATCAAGAACAAAGTAGCTAAAGAGGCAGCCGACGCCAGACAACTCCTTAAAGAGCAGGCACTGTCCCTTTCTTCTGAAATCTGTGAGAAAGTTCTTGGGAGGAGTTTCTAGAATGACAAGCACTCGTAAATCCGTATTAACATCATCCAGCACGATAACGGTTACTACCTGCCTGTTACTGGTCGGCCTTGCTGCCGCCGGTTACGCATCCGAAGGTGGCGAAGGCGCGCACCATGTGGACACAGCCAAGCAGATGAAAGATTTTGCCTGGCGCTGTCTCGATTTTGCTGTCCTTCTCGCCATTGTTGTCTGGGCGCTGAAAAAAGCAAATGTCAAGGGGTCGCTGGCAGAGCGGCAGTCCAACATTGAGAAGATGCTCAAAGAAGCTGTAGAGGCAAAAGAACAGGCTGAAAAGAAATTCCTTGAATATAATGAGAAGCTTGAACAGGCAAACAAGGAAATTGAAGCGATGTCTGCAGCAATGAAGCAGGAAGGGGAGCTGGAAAAAGTCCGCATCATCGCTGAAGCAAAAGCAGCAGCAGAAAAGGTTAAGGAACAGGCACAACAAGCAGCGCATCAGGAAATTCTCAAGGCACGGATTGAATTGCGCGATGAAGCTGCCCGTCTCGCCGTTGAAATTGCCGAGAAAAAGATCAAAGAAAACATTACAAAGAATGATCAGGATAAACTGGTTGGCGACTATATCTCCAAGGTGGTGACGCTACATTGAGTACTAATGCAATTGCCAGACGTTATGCCAAGGCCCTTGTACAGATAGGTGCAGAAGAGGGTCAGGTCGACAAGTTTAACAGCGAGTTGACTCAATTCAACACCGTGCTTGCTGCAAATGCCGGCCTTACCTCCGTTTTCAGCAATCCAGCTTACGGGATCGAAGCTAAAAGGGAAATTCTCAAGGAAATAATTGGCAAGCTTGCGCTATCGGAAAGTGTTGCCAAATTCCTACAACTGCTGCTTGACAGAAGCAGACTTGCCTTTCTGCCGCAGATAACAGAAAGCTACGGCAACTTCGCCGATGACCTTTCCGGGGTTGTCCGTCCGACACTGACGTCGGGTCTGCCGCTGGAAGAAAGCCAGATCGAGGAGATTAAGACCTCTCTGACAAAAACCACCGGCAAGAAAGTCATGCTCAAGGTACAAGTGGATCCTTCACTGATCGGCGGTGTAGTTACCAAGATCGGGGACAAGGTTTTTGACGGTAGCGTAAAAACGCAGTTAGCGAAAATTCAAGATATATTACAGAAGGGGTGAGACGTTTCTATGGAAATCAGAGCGGAAGAAATCAGCGAGATTATCAGAAAACAGATCAAGGAGTATGGTACTGAGGTTGCTGTAGCAGAAACCGGCACCATTATCTCCATCGGCGATGGTATTGCCCGTATTCACGGCCTTGATAAGGCCATGGCGGGTGAGCTGCTCGAATTCCCCGGCGGGATTTCCGGCATGGTTCTCAACCTCGAGGAAGATAACGTCGGTGCCGCCATTCTCGGCGAATTCAGCGAGATTAAAGAAGGCGACACGGTCAAGCGGACCGGCAAAATTGTAGAGGTTCCTGTCGGCGAGGCGCTAATCGGTCGCGTTGTCAACGCACTCGGCCAGCCTATCGACGGCAAAGGCCCCATCAATACCGATAAGTTCGGTAAGGTGGAAGTAAAGGCACCCGGCATCGTCCAGCGTAAGTCTGTTCATCAGCCGATGCAGACCGGGCTCAAGGCAATCGACTCCATGGTTCCGATCGGGCGAGGTCAG
This genomic window contains:
- a CDS encoding phosphatase, with product MELIADMHTHTIASGHAYSTVNELADAAASIGLKAIALTDHGPALPGGPHLYHFGAMRFIPRELFGVRIFLGVEANILDIDGSIDLTDRYQERLDFVMAGLHEGCGFDNQGIERNSEAVINAMANPRIKAISHPGNPVFPLDYETVVKASLETGTALEINNSSLGISREGSRPNCEKLAALIARYGSPLVIGSDAHIAQGVGVFDDALALLAKTGINESQVVNSSMARLLAFLELDA
- a CDS encoding leucyl aminopeptidase, coding for MEFAQLVDDPLKHVCRVLVVGCYVDGFRGRFFDDLDEALGGGLSSIYEQREFTGELNKVKLLNTFGKLPAERLLLVGLGNNEELNSDRLRQAAGAAATALRPVGVRKLSSILHLARDRGAETLTATVEGFALGSYSFDEYKTGKEPKTDLEEATLLFAEAGDLDYNVNKVLAETATICDAVRFARDLVSQPGNVLVPSYLAEKGREIAARYGLSCTVLEREEMAQNSMNALLAVAKGSHEPPKFIILEYRGGGEDDAVTVLVGKGVTFDSGGISLKPREGMEKMKDDMAGAAAVMGTMMAVAALKLSQNVVGLIPAAENLPGGGAYKPGDIVRSMSGQTIEIVNTDAEGRLLLCDALYFAQRYKPAALIDIATLTGACVIALGNFATGLMGNDEGLTRSLKRAGEVSGERVWELPLWDEYGELMESDIADMKNAGGPSGASISAGWFLHKFVGKTAWAHLDIAGTSWEEKGRPYRPKGATGVGVRLLVEYLRGLK
- the ltrA gene encoding group II intron reverse transcriptase/maturase → MTTGAAEGRVGIPGASPEGSGWKPREKGRGAANVTGRKAAHWPEAATGLMEKIVSRGNMMAAYSRVMRNKGAPGVDNMPVTALKGYLQEEWPRIREELLTGTYHPQPVRKVEIPKPGGGTRMLGIPTVLDRLIQQAVHQVLSPLFDPGFSISSHGFRPGRSAHQAIKAARKYVESGLRWVVDIDLEKFFDRVHHDTLMSLVKRKVGDRLVLSLIDSYLKAGILEGGVTSPRLEGTPQGGPLSPLLSNILLDELDKKLERRGHKFCRYADDANIYVATRRSGERVMASITGYLSERLKLTVNQGKSAVDRPWKRSFLSYSMTRHRKPRLTVAKKAAARLKANLKTIFRRGRGQNIQTTVEETTPKLRGWLNYFRYAEVKGIFEELDGWLRRKLRRILWKQWKRPKTRAKKLMRRGLSEATAWRSATNGRGPWWNAGAAHMNKAVPKFYFDKLGLVSLIDQLHRLQRTS
- a CDS encoding cytochrome c3 family protein — its product is MGKKVMFAVVVFGWFGIINNAAAFQCNECHSKNPAMVRMHKALQGRGCFDCHKIGEKLMGKSQPKDRDSLLKRRVADPLCAGCHTSNTSSAPTR
- a CDS encoding Tll0287-like domain-containing protein → MSWFATMKLSAKFNLIMSSLLIVLFLAAAFFTYKREQLLIMKVAVDNARHIAKQIIETRDYISSVVRGEPEGNYALVPQVVATQVAKRMTTGSKYYVRQVSLRYRNPENRPDDYETEQLKKFAGKAIRESYSVVEVKGEQSFRYMQSMVAEKSCLECHGTYDQAPLFIRNRFPRGHYSYNYKLGEVIGAVSVTIPMAELYREIGTNLKVDLIYRGGIFFVIIVIMGALIRRNIINPIKMLSESITQVTRTGSFADRLPKKSDDEIGQLINSFNEMMAELERKIEQSRESEERYRKFIEIAKSAVVTFMHDGKIVIANQKAEELFGLPRQELLGEIVYNFFENSEMLREEVSDYLRTGEERKGAARTTMQKVRDVKGVSREVEVALSATQTEHRPMITAILRELTSNK
- the atpE gene encoding ATP synthase F0 subunit C; this encodes MSFFTMCVLAAGIGMALGTLGTGIGQGLAVKSAVEGVSRNPGASGKILTTMMIGLAMIESLAIYALVVCLIILFANPYKEIALELAKTVAK
- the atpB gene encoding F0F1 ATP synthase subunit A, with the translated sequence MVHPYLFLQFFRKLLEPLHISEAGADAIAYTWLIIALLLILSMLATKGLKTVPGGLQNFMEVIIGGVENMVVETMGHHGKPFFPLIATLAIFILVSNLIGLVPGFFPPTANINTTAACAVIVFVTTHVVGIKEHGFKYIKHFLGPILWLAPMMFFIEVIGHFSRVISLTLRLFGNMNGHELVLMIFFGLAPFLVPLPMMLMGVLVSFIQAFVFMLLAMIYIQGSLEEGH
- a CDS encoding glyceraldehyde-3-phosphate dehydrogenase, yielding MNNQKQEVYLKDWQSHEEHAELMLPMIGRLYRDHNVVTTVYGRSLVHSATIDILKAHRFARLILDNELTVRETFPVLEAMSKLDLAPARIDLGKLTVRYQAQGNCESVDDFVRRELADVNTGRSPILDEPRDIVLYGFGRIGRLLARVLIEKSGSGEKLRLRAAVVRKGSTDDLVKRASLLRRDSVHGHFQGIITIDEEENAIIANGNMIRIIYADAPESVDYTRFGIHNAILIDNTGKWRDRDGLGRHLKAEGISKVILTAPGKGDIPNIVAGVNNELITQEEQLFSAASCTTNAIVPVLKTVNDRFGIVNGHVETCHSYTNDQNLIDNYHKNSRRGRSAPLNMVITETGAAKAVAKVIPELTGKLTGNAIRVPTPNVSLAILNLELTRATDVKELNGYLRNISLDSPLQNQIDFTNSPEVVSSDFVGSRHAGVIDSLATIVQGNRCVLYVWYDNEFGYSCQVVRMVQQMAGLDFPTIPN